One window of Camelina sativa cultivar DH55 chromosome 4, Cs, whole genome shotgun sequence genomic DNA carries:
- the LOC109132539 gene encoding uncharacterized protein LOC109132539 — translation MEIQRRTISPYDLTSNDNPGSIISRPLLRGDNYEEWAINLETALYSRKKFGFLDGSIKAPTEGSPDYDDWKPINALIVSWIKMTIEPKLLSNISHKPLARDLWKHIRKRFRVTNGPRVQQLRKELANCQQAGMSIEAYYGKLTKIWDCLGCYRPPLSCTCGLCTCNFGAEEEKRREEDKVHDFVMGLDEEVYGMVKSNLLSQEPLPTLEYVYLKVTQDEDARLKKKNPEEKSENMAFVAQTQKPKYRGDDRDVGIVCSNCGQTGHRSETCFPILGFPEWWGDRPRNHVGRGRGVGPSTGISRGRGGVARANVARAVGQTNIGVANVAVTDADRTAVCGLTNEQWLSVKRVMNAAAIGADEQSSGPHYEDADWDRSITEDPFADNAHAALTIDDDQGGLVGTDPMVVTSENTNVVLDRIEVSLPHTSDIPAQEHVTAPLRVGERERKKLGYLKDYDTSFVCVDSDKPYPIAAVVLCSRFSENHKVFLAAITSAHEPQSFAEAMKDDRWKNAVGSEIGSLELNKTWTLEDLPKNKKAIGCQWVFRIKHRSDGTIERYKARLVVLGNRQVAGVDYGETFAPVVKMTTVRSFLSVVAARNWEVHQMDVHNAFLHGDLEEEVYMTLPPGFPSRNDGKSFADYSLFIYKKNGVEIRVLVYVDDLVITGNTVQAIEDFIKYLSTCFYMKDLVGPFLSNPEQYLRLVGKLIYLGVTRPDLAYSVNILSKFMSAPRKEHWEAAIRVLHYSKSSPSQGILLRADSDLQIYGWCDSDYAGCPMTRRSSTGWFTQLGQSPISWKTKKQDVMSQSSAEAEYRAMAMTTKELKWLKNLLLDLGVVLTQPMRLYCDNKAALHISANPVFHERTKHIEKDCHFIRDEIKSDNIATTYVSTTIQLADIFTKALGQREFDEFRDKGMAIGFSQIEEFWDRLVK, via the exons GAACCGAAGCTGCTGTCCAATATCTCACACAAGCCACTAGCACGAGATTTGTGGAAACACATAAGAAAGAGATTTCGTGTTACCAACGGACCTCGAGTACAACAATTGCGCAAAGAACTTGCAAATTGTCAACAAGCTGGGATGAGTATTGAGGCATACTATGGAAAGCTTACGAAGATTTGGGATTGTCTTGGATGTTATCGACCTCCGCTGAGCTGTACATGTGGACTTTGCACATGTAATTTCGGTgccgaagaagagaagagaagagaggaagataaGGTTCATGACTTTGTGATGGGACTTGACGAAGAAGTTTATGGAATGGTGAAATCTAACCTTCTTTCTCAAGAACCGTTGCCTACGCTTGAGTATGTTTACTTGAAGGTGACACAAGATGAGGATGCTCggttgaagaaaaagaatccagaagaAAAATCGGAGAACATGGCATTTGTGGCACAAACACAAAAGCCAAAGTATCGAGGAGATGACAGAGACGTTGGAATTGTCTGTTCAAACTGTGGACAAACAGGACATCGATCTGAGACTTGTTTTCCAATCTTGGGATTTCCGGAGTGGTGGGGTGATAGACCACGAAACCATGTGGGTCGTGGAAGAGGAGTTGGACCATCAACCGGGATTTCACGAGGAAGAGGTGGAGTTGCTCGTGCAAACGTGGCAAGAGCAGTTGGACAGACCAACATTGGAGTGGCAAACGTGGCGGTCACGGATGCAGACAGAACAGCTGTGTGCGGACTCACGAACGAACAGTGGCTCAGTGTTAAGCGTGTGATGAACGCTGCGGCCATCGGAGCGGACGAACAATCATCGG GACCGCACTATGAGGATGCTGATTGGGATAG GAGTATAACTGAAGATCCTTTTGCTGATAATGCACATGCGGCTCTCACAATTGATGATGATCAAGGAGGTCTGGTGGGAACTGATCCGATGGTCGTAACTAGTGAAAATACGAATGTAGTTCTTGATAGAATTGAAGTGTCTCTGCCA CACACCAGCGACATTCCTGCACAGGAACACGTCACGGCTCCTTTGCGTGTTGGTGAACGGGAACGCAAAAAGCTTGGGTATCTTAAAGATTATGATACCAGTTTCGTTTGTGTAGACTCCGACAAGCCATATCCTATTGCAGCTGTGGTTTTGTGTAGTCGGTTCTCTGAAAATCATAAAGTGTTTCTGGCCGCGATCACTAGTGCGCATGAACCACAAAGTTTTGCAGAAGCAATGAAAGATGATCGATGGAAAAATGCAGTGGGTAGTGAAATAGGTTCACTTGAGTTAAATAAGACATGGACACTTGAAGATCTTCCAAAGAACAAAAAGGCAATTGGTTGTCAATGGGTGTTTCGTATAAAGCATCGTTCCGATGGGACAATCGAACGGTACAAAGCGAGACTGGTGGTGTTAGGAAATAGACAAGTTGCTGGAGTAGACTATGGTGAAACTTTCGCTCCAGTTGTTAAAATGACTACGGTTAGATCCTTTCTCTCTGTGGTTGCAGCTCGAAACTGGGAAGTCCATCAGATGGATGTACATAACGCATTTCTTCACGGAGATCTCGAAGAAGAAGTGTATATGACGTTGCCACCTGGATTTCCTTCACGCAACGATGGTAAG TCATTTGCGGATTATTCTCTTTTTATCTACAAGAAGAATGGAGTAGAAATCAGGGTACTTGTTTATGTGGATGACTTGGTCATCACGGGAAACACAGTTCAAGCGATAGAAGACTTTATAAAATATCTCAGCACATGTTTTTACATGAAGGATTTAG TTGGTCCGTTTCTCTCAAACCCGGAACAGTATCTACGTCTAGTTGGTAAATTGATTTATCTTGGTGTTACTAGACCCGACCTAGCATACTCGGTGAATATCTTATCAAAATTTATGAGTGCTCCGCGAAAAGAACATTGGGAAGCTGCTATTCGAGTTCTTCATTATTCGAAAAGCAGCCCAAGCCAAGGAATATTGCTTCGTGCGGACAGTGATCTTCAAATTTATGGGTGGTGTGATTCCGACTATGCAGGTTGCCCAATGACACGACGATCTTCGACTGGTTGGTTTACTCAGCTCGGACAGTCACCAATCTcttggaaaacaaagaaacaagatgtGATGAGTCAATCTTCTGCTGAAGCAGAGTACAGAGCAATGGCTATGACGACCAAGGAGTTGAAATGGCTGAAAAACCTCCTTTTAGATTTGGGTGTAGTTTTGACGCAACCGATGCGGCTTTACTGTGATAATAAAGCTGCTTTACACATTAGTGCGAATCCGGTTTTTCATGAAAGAACCAAACATATCGAAAAAGACTGTCACTTTATCCGAGATGAAATCAAGTCGGACAACATTGCCACAACTTATGTCTCCACAACAATACAACTTGCGGACATTTTTACAAAAGCTTTGGGACAACGGGAGTTTGATGAGTTTCGGGACAAGGGG aTGGCCATTGGATTCTCCCAAATCGAAGAGTTTTGGGATCGGCTCGtgaaatga
- the LOC104781916 gene encoding histone-lysine N-methyltransferase, H3 lysine-9 specific SUVH5-like has protein sequence MVHSESSILSSLRGGSEFSKEEPATSVSSGNGRYTDPMGRRKSKRFKVAAESELSPDCGTVSMRLRSRTLQKEEVLIDTRENNRNVSDDYVPCSEAEVELIPGENVVGQDRFKSVDVTENTSELDMVEVQASSISLQEDVESLELDKSKVTVPKPVEAAGKSRTHIIGAVPGVEVGDGFQYRMDLNPVGLHRPSQSGIDYMKDYDGELVALSIVSSGVYGDVLDNSDVLIYTGQGGNLGKKKGKKDNEPKDQQLVKGNLALKNSIHKKNPVRVIRGYKNTTLKPSAAAKNYVYDGLYLVEEYWEETGSHGKLVFKFKLRRIPGQPELTWKVVEKTKKSKLRQVLCNVDISGGEETLPIRAVNDIDDEKPPPFTYTAKMIYPEWCKPIPARTCGCTKRCSESKTCSCVAKNGGEIPYNNDGAILEVKPLVYECGPHCKCPPSCYMRVSQHGIKIKLELFKTESRGWGVRSLETIPVGSLVCEYAGELLEDKQAEILTGKDEYLFNLGEEEDPFTIDAARKGNIGRLINHSCSPNMYAQDVLYEHDETRIPHVMFFAQEVIRPLEELTYDYNYKIDQVRDSNGNIKKKFCYCGSAECSGRLY, from the coding sequence ATGGTACACTCAGAGTCATCAATACTTAGTTCGTTGCGCGGTGGTAGTGAGTTTTCTAAGGAGGAACCAGCTACATCAGTTTCTTCAGGGAATGGTAGATACACTGATCCTATGGGTAGGAGGAAGTCCAAGCGGTTTAAAGTTGCAGCAGAAAGCGAGTTATCACCTGATTGTGGAACGGTTTCCATGCGGCTCAGATCGAGAACTTTACAGAAGGAGGAGGTCCTAATTGATACTCGCGAGAACAACAGGAATGTTTCTGATGATTATGTTCCTTGTTCTGAAGCTGAGGTTGAGTTGATTCCTGGAGAAAACGTGGTCGGCCAAGATCGCTTTAAATCAGTTGATGTAACCGAGAACACAAGTGAGCTAGATATGGTGGAGGTCCAGGCTTCAAGCATTAGCTTGCAAGAAGATGTGGAGTCATTGGAACTTGACAAGTCGAAAGTTACAGTTCCAAAACCAGTTGAGGCTGCAGGTAAAAGTCGTACTCATATTATCGGAGCCGTGCCTGGTGTTGAGGTTGGGGATGGATTTCAATATAGAATGGACCTGAACCCTGTTGGTTTACATAGACCAAGTCAAAGTGGTATAGATTATATGAAAGACTACGACGGGGAACTAGTTGCCTTGAGTATCGTATCATCTGGAGTTTATGGTGACGTGCTTGATAACTCGGATGTCTTGATCTATACAGGCCAAGGCGGAAACTTGGGgaagaaaaagggaaagaaagatAATGAACCCAAAGACCAACAGCTTGTAAAAGGAAACCTCGCGTTGAAAAATAGTATACACAAAAAGAACCCTGTGCGGGTCATAAGAGGCTACAAGAATACGACGTTAAAACCATCAGCTGCTGCAAAGAATTATGTTTATGATGGTTTGTATCTGGTGGAAGAGTATTGGGAAGAAACCGGGTCTCACGGTAAGCTTGTCTTCAAGTTCAAACTCCGACGTATTCCTGGACAACCCGAGCTTACTTGGAAAGTGgttgagaaaacaaagaaatccaAGTTAAGGCAAGTTCTTTGCAATGTTGACATCTCAGGAGGGGAAGAGACATTACCCATACGCGCTGTGAATGATATAGACGACGAGAAACCTCCTCCGTTTACTTACACGGCTAAAATGATATATCCGGAATGGTGTAAGCCAATTCCTGCAAGGACCTGCGGTTGCACAAAACGTTGCTCCGAATCAAAAACGTGTTCCTGTGTTGCAAAAAACGGTGGAGAGATACCGTATAATAACGACGGAGCCATTTTAGAAGTAAAACCATTGGTCTATGAGTGTGGACCACACTGCAAATGCCCGCCTTCTTGCTACATGCGAGTCTCACAGCACGGGATCAAGATAAAGCTGGAGCTCTTCAAAACAGAGTCAAGGGGCTGGGGTGTGAGATCGCTGGAAACTATTCCAGTGGGAAGCCTCGTCTGTGAGTACGCAGGAGAGCTTCTTGAGGATAAACAAGCTGAAATACTTACCGGGAAAGATGAGTATCTCTTTAACCTCGGGGAGGAGGAGGATCCGTTCACCATAGACGCAGCACGGAAAGGGAACATAGGGAGGTTGATAAACCATAGCTGCTCGCCTAATATGTATGCGCAGGACGTATTGTACGAACATGATGAAACCAGAATTCCTCACGTGATGTTCTTTGCACAGGAAGTTATACGTCCACTTGAGGAACTCACATATGATTACAACTATAAGATCGATCAGGTGCGTGACTCCAATGGTAATATCAAGAAGAAATTTTGCTATTGTGGTTCGGCTGAGTGTTCCGGTAGGCTCTACTAG